A window of Formosa sp. Hel1_31_208 contains these coding sequences:
- a CDS encoding proline iminopeptidase-family hydrolase: MKNLIFIAFVFFIFQGCSNNEKKQTSDIEKSSYFDYSNSDDQITGGIKMIPIETPKGTFNVYTKRMGNNPKMRVLLLHGGPGGTHEEFGNFDGYLPNEEIEYIYYDQLDSYYSDKPNDSTLWTTEHFVEEVEQVRKALNLNKDNFYLLGQSWGGMLAMEYALKYQENLKGLIISNMMASAPAYTKYANEVLGGQMDPEVYKEVMDMEKNNDFDNPKYGELLINNYYTEHILRMPLEKWPKSINLLFEHLNPNIYIFMQGHSEFGMTGNASLKNWDVSNRLKEIKVPTLMLGAKYDTMDPKYMEWMATEVQNGRSVTTNGSHCSQFDDPETYFPSLVKFIKDVNGGEFK; encoded by the coding sequence ATGAAAAATTTAATATTTATTGCTTTTGTCTTTTTTATTTTCCAAGGGTGTTCGAATAATGAGAAAAAGCAGACTTCGGATATCGAAAAAAGCAGTTATTTTGATTATTCAAATAGCGATGACCAAATTACTGGTGGGATTAAAATGATTCCTATCGAAACGCCAAAAGGCACTTTTAATGTTTATACAAAACGTATGGGTAATAATCCCAAAATGCGTGTATTACTGCTTCACGGTGGTCCTGGTGGAACTCACGAGGAATTTGGAAACTTTGATGGTTACTTGCCAAACGAAGAAATCGAATACATTTATTACGACCAACTCGATTCCTATTACAGCGACAAACCTAACGATTCTACGCTCTGGACTACCGAACATTTTGTGGAGGAAGTAGAACAAGTCCGAAAAGCCTTGAACCTTAATAAAGACAATTTTTACCTGCTCGGACAATCTTGGGGTGGAATGTTGGCCATGGAATACGCCTTAAAATATCAGGAGAACCTAAAAGGACTTATCATTTCAAATATGATGGCAAGTGCTCCGGCTTATACCAAATATGCCAATGAGGTTTTAGGGGGACAAATGGATCCTGAAGTTTATAAGGAGGTTATGGATATGGAGAAGAACAATGATTTTGACAATCCGAAATATGGCGAGCTTTTAATCAATAATTATTATACCGAACATATTTTGAGAATGCCTTTAGAAAAATGGCCAAAATCAATAAACCTACTTTTTGAGCATTTAAATCCAAATATTTATATTTTCATGCAAGGTCATAGTGAATTTGGAATGACGGGTAATGCATCCTTAAAAAATTGGGATGTATCCAATAGACTAAAGGAAATTAAAGTACCAACCTTAATGCTTGGTGCCAAATATGACACGATGGATCCAAAATATATGGAGTGGATGGCTACAGAAGTGCAAAACGGAAGAAGTGTGACTACAAACGGAAGTCATTGTTCTCAATTTGACGACCCTGAAACTTATTTCCCTTCATTAGTGAAATTTATTAAAGATGTAAATGGTGGAGAATTCAAATAA
- a CDS encoding Fic family protein, with amino-acid sequence MAKFNRNTPYNSLPLLPPKTTLETTKVLRKTIDASRALAQLNGMLTNLPNPTLFLDTIHLQEAKASSEIENIITTNDDLYKSLVADKKFDNPATKEVISYKEALWNGLRDIETRPFISTNLCVEIVQSIKKNTAGIRTTPGTALKNANGETIYTPPTGEAVIREKMANLETFINGEDAADPLIKMALMHYQFEAIHPFSDGNGRTGRILLLLYLKLEKLLDTPAIYLSEYIIKNKADYYTKLREVTENNNWEGWILYMLEMLEYTANKGLQRLKDVTDLMEQMTKEIRETLPKVYTKELVEILFRLPYAKRQFLIDAKLGTPKTVGNYLMELEKSGFLVSEKVGKEKLYLNHRLMAVLEAS; translated from the coding sequence ATGGCAAAATTTAATAGAAATACACCTTATAATAGCCTACCGCTATTACCACCTAAAACAACTTTAGAAACTACGAAAGTATTGCGGAAGACTATTGATGCCAGTAGAGCTTTAGCACAACTTAATGGCATGCTTACCAATTTACCAAACCCAACCTTATTTTTAGATACCATTCATTTACAAGAGGCTAAAGCAAGTTCTGAAATAGAGAATATCATAACTACTAATGATGATTTGTATAAATCTTTAGTAGCAGACAAAAAGTTTGATAATCCAGCAACAAAGGAGGTTATAAGTTATAAGGAAGCACTTTGGAATGGCTTACGCGACATAGAAACACGCCCATTTATAAGTACAAACTTATGTGTTGAAATTGTACAAAGTATTAAAAAAAATACCGCAGGCATTAGAACAACACCAGGAACCGCTTTAAAAAATGCTAATGGTGAAACTATATATACACCACCAACAGGTGAAGCTGTTATAAGAGAAAAAATGGCTAATCTTGAAACCTTTATAAATGGTGAAGATGCTGCAGATCCATTAATTAAAATGGCATTAATGCACTATCAATTTGAAGCCATACACCCTTTTAGTGATGGCAATGGTAGAACAGGACGTATTTTGTTGTTACTCTACCTAAAACTTGAAAAATTGTTAGATACACCTGCTATTTATTTAAGTGAATATATCATTAAAAATAAAGCAGATTACTATACTAAACTACGTGAGGTAACCGAAAATAACAATTGGGAAGGGTGGATACTCTATATGCTTGAAATGTTAGAATATACTGCAAACAAAGGACTACAACGTTTAAAAGATGTTACTGATTTAATGGAACAAATGACTAAAGAAATTAGAGAGACCTTACCAAAAGTATATACCAAAGAATTAGTTGAAATACTATTTAGATTGCCTTACGCTAAACGACAATTTTTAATTGATGCCAAATTAGGCACACCAAAAACTGTAGGTAATTATTTGATGGAATTAGAAAAATCCGGGTTTTTAGTTTCTGAAAAGGTTGGTAAAGAAAAACTATACCTCAACCATAGATTAATGGCGGTGTTAGAGGCCTCATAA
- a CDS encoding DUF6090 family protein → MENKTGKYLKYAVGEIVLVVIGILIALSINNWNENRLELNRESKLLKTLLKDLYIAETESVESINKDKEDVNSFTYMLSGKDARETLINHPKIDSIFSKTIWGTVTTNIPIINSYNDIKSAGQIRLISNENIRSHFTALQTRLNRLERILQDRLSVQLMNIDKFVLTEMNFIGLLKGDSTNYNIDYGINNEYSTLFENQFVLNVIGVKLQLTESVITNRSLVLEEIRVLINLIENHLNKNKKG, encoded by the coding sequence ATGGAAAACAAAACTGGAAAGTATTTAAAATATGCTGTTGGCGAGATTGTCTTGGTTGTGATTGGAATTTTGATTGCATTATCAATAAATAATTGGAATGAAAACCGATTAGAACTCAATCGAGAATCTAAACTATTAAAAACATTATTAAAAGACTTATATATAGCAGAAACTGAATCTGTTGAATCGATAAATAAAGACAAAGAAGATGTTAATAGTTTTACATATATGTTGAGCGGAAAAGATGCGCGAGAAACATTAATTAATCATCCTAAAATAGACTCTATATTTAGTAAAACAATTTGGGGGACAGTAACCACTAATATTCCAATTATAAATTCCTATAATGACATAAAGAGTGCAGGGCAAATAAGGTTAATTTCAAACGAAAATATTCGAAGTCATTTTACCGCATTACAAACTAGATTAAATAGATTAGAAAGAATATTGCAAGACCGATTGTCAGTTCAATTAATGAACATAGATAAGTTTGTTCTTACTGAGATGAATTTTATTGGATTATTAAAGGGTGATTCAACTAATTATAATATTGATTACGGAATTAATAATGAGTATTCTACTCTATTTGAAAATCAATTTGTTTTGAATGTTATTGGTGTAAAATTACAATTAACTGAATCTGTTATTACGAACAGAAGTTTAGTATTAGAAGAAATAAGAGTTCTTATTAACCTAATAGAAAACCACCTAAATAAAAATAAAAAAGGCTAA